The DNA window CTCGTCGGGCGAAGCGAATTCGTGCAGGGCGAAGTCGGGTGCCCACTGCGCGCGGGCGTTGATGCTGGCGCGGTGTTCGTCGTAACCCACCTGCACGAGCCCGGCCGGTACCTGCAGCGTGTTGATCGGCGAACCGACCTCGCGCAGCCACCACGTCGCGCCGACGGTCGGGTGGCCGGCGAACGGCAGTTCGGTTCGCGGCGTGAAAATGCTGGCGTGCGCGGTGGAGGAGCCGGCCGCCGGCAGGTCGACGAAAACCGTCTCGCTGTAGCCCAATTGGGTTGCCAGCCGCTGCCGGTGCGCCGGGTCGACCTGGCGGGCGTCCACCACGCCCAGCGGGTTACCGAAGTTGCCGCCCGAATCGGTGAACACCCGCAACACCGTCACGTCGATCCCCATGGCCCGACTGTACGGCGCCGGAGCCGGTTGCCCCGACCGAGGTGATCAGGTGGCGCTGCGCTCGTCGGATCCCATGGCGTTGAGCACGGCGACGCGAGTGGGAGCGGGGCCCGAGACGGCCCGCTCGCCGCCGCCGGTGCGCAGCAACCCGCGAAGGTTGGCCTGGTCGTATTCGGCGGGATCGGTGGAGTCGATGAAGCGCTCGACGACGTCGATGAAACGCGCCGGGTCGTCGTGAAAGGGGAAGTGGCCCGATCCTTCGAAGATTTCGAGCCGGGAGCCGGGCATCGCGGCATGCGCCATCCACGCGTGCCGGACCGGAACCACCACATCCTTTGTGCCCCAGACGATCTGTACTGGGATGGCCTCGGTCAAATAGCAGCGGTCGAGCATGGTGACGATCTGTCCGCGCCAATCCACCACCGCGCGCAGCGTCCGGCTGAATGCCGCGGACGCCGTCGGTTCGGGCAAATCGTCGAGGATCCGCAGCACGTTGGGCAGGTCGCGGCCCAGCCCGCTGCTGCCCAACGCCACACCCAGGACGCGTCCCATGAGCTGAACCGCGGGCAGCACCAGCGGCAACCGCAGCAGGGCGATCGCTTCGCTGCCCATCGGCAGCGAGGCCCAGCGCAGGACGAAGTTGACGTCTTTGGTCACGCCGCCGGCGCCGACCAGGATCAGCCGTTCCACCAAATGCGGAAATTGGTAGGCGAATTGCATGGCCACGCCGCCGCCCAGCGAGTGACCGATGATGGTGACCCGCTCGATGTCGAGCACGCTGAGCAGGTCACGCATCCCGTTTGCATAGGCCGCGATCGAGTAGTCGGCGCGCGGCTTGTCGGATTGCCCGTGGCCCAGTAGATCCGGGGCGATCACCGTGAAACGCTGGGCGAGCTTGGCCTGCACGGTGTTCCACGTGGTGGAGTTGTCGCCGATGCCGTGGATCAGCAGGATCGCCGGCCCGGAACCGGCGATGCGGTAGGCCCGTTTGTAGCCGTGGATGGTGCGGAACTCGAGTTTGGGTGCGGTCACTTCACGCACCGGGCGGAGCGTGTTTTTGCGCTTCCGCTCGGTCATATCGCCAACCTTGGTGTCGGGCCGGGCTAAGGCCGGTGTGGCTAGGGACTCTTGCTAAGTCGGTCAGGCATGATCGTCGTCGTCGAACTTCTTCTCCGCCTGTTGGGCCAGAAATCGCTCAAACTCTGCGCCCAGCTCGTCGCCGCTAGGCAGATCCTCGTCGCGAGCTAGTAACGATCTGTTCTCCTGAGCGTCGATGAAGGCATCGTACTGGCGCTCAAGCGCGGCCACCACTTGAGCGACCTCCGCGCTCGCTTCGACCTGCTCGTCGATCTTGGCCCGGATCACCTCGGCCGCCTCCGTCAGCGCCGTCAGCGGCAGCTCCAGCGACGCGGTCTTGGCGACTTGCTCGAGCAGCGCCTGCGCGGCGGCGGGGTAATCGGTCTGCGTGAGGTAGTGCGGGACGTGCACGGTATACCCGACGACCTCGTGGCCGTGCTGGCCCATCCGGTACTCCAGCAGGTTGGACGCGCTGCCGGGTACCTGGATCTCCGAGATCCACGGCTGGAAGTTGGCGATCAACTCCGGGTTGTTCGAGTGCGCGGTCATGGTGGTCGGCCGGGTGTGCGGAACGGCCATCGGGACAGTGCCCAGACCGATGGTCTGGCGCACGCCGAGGCGTTCGGCCAGCAACCGCACCGCGGTGATGAAGCGCTCCCACTTGAGGTCCGGTTCCATGCCGGACAGCAACAGGAACGGCGTGCCGACCGTGTCGCGCATCGCGTACAGGCTCAGCTCGGGATCCTCGTAGTGGGTGAAGTGATCGGTCTTGAACGTCATCAGCGGGCGCCGCGAACGGTAGTCCAGCAATTCGTCGATCGCGAAGGACGCGACCAGTTCGGTGTCCAGCACCGCCTTGAGATGCGTGGCCGCCAGCTTGATGGCATGACCGGCGTCGGAAAACCCCTCGAGGGCATGCACCAGCACGGGACCGCGGCCGTCGGACGTCGACAACTGCGGCGCCGGCAGCTCGAGCTCGTACATGCCAGCCTGCCCTGGCTGGTACTGATCACCTGGGTCTTGATGGTGAGCCATCTCCGATCGCCTCCTCTCGGCAATCTCTTCAGGGTGCCCTACCAAGTGTCCCCCGAATCAGGCGGCACCAATATCTATCAGCAAATTTCGTGCCCACGCTGTTAGCTGAAACGCGATAACACCCGGGCGTAATCCGGGATCATCGCATCGAGGACGCCGGCCACCGCGGTGGCGCACCGAGGTGCATGGAAGTCGGCTTGCCGGCGGCCGGTCAGGCATGATGAAGGCGATGCGCATTCGGATCCTGATGCTGTGCTCGGTGGTGGGGGTGGCGACGTTGTTGACGTCGTGTCACCGTCCCATCGAGCAGGTGTCGGGTGCTCCGGTATCCGCTCCGCGCGTCGGTGGCCCGGTGCAGCGGCTCAGCCAGCCCGAGCAGAAGGCCGTCGCGGGCCCGGTCGAGCCGGACCGGCGCATCGGGGCGATCTTCATCGACGGCGGGCCGCTGCACGTCTGCACGGGATCGGTGGTGCATTCGACGGGCGGCAACCTGATCATGACCGCCGCGCACTGCCTGGCCGGAGCCTCGCTGATCACCTTCGTTCCCGGTTTCGCCGGGGACGCCGCACCCGGCCCCGCCGACGTGTGGAAGGCCGACGCGGTCTATCTCGATCCACGCTGGACGGCCAGCAAGGATCCGCACGCCGACTACGCGATCGCGCGGGTCAGCAACGATTCCGGCGCTCCCGTCGAGTCCCGGGTCGGCCTGGCGCTGACGCTGGGTGTGACGCCTCCGCCGGGCAGCCGCGTCACCGTGCTGGGCTATCCCGCGGGGGTGGGCGGATCGCCCATCGGGTGTCAGGCCAACACGTCGGTCACCGACACCGGCTTCCCCGCATTGGCGTGCGAAGGGATGGTGGACGGCACCAGCGGCGCGCCCTGGGTCAGCGGCACCACACTCATCGGCCTGATCGGCGGTCTCGAGCGGGGCGGGTGCGCCGCGAACATGTCGTATTCTGCACCGTTCGACGCGCACACCGCGGAGCTGCTGACCCGTGCCGAGGTCGGTGGGCCCGGCGATCCGGTCTCGGGCGACCTCCAAGACGCCTGTTAGTGGCGATCGCCAGCGCGGGGGAGCCGGGCGCAGCGGGTCGCCGCCGTCGGGCTAGTGGCGATCGCCAGCGCGGGGGAGCCGGGCGCAGCGGGTCGCCGCCGTCGGGCTAGTGGCGATCGCCAGCGCGGGGGAGCCGGGCGCAGCGGGTCGCCACGGTCGGGCTAGTGGCGGAACTGGTTGAGCGCCCGGACTTTGTTCATCACGTCCAGCGCCGCGACCTTGTAGGCCTCGGAGAACGTCGGGTAGTTGAACACGGCGTCCACCAGGTACTCGACGGTGCCGCCGCAGCCCATGACGGCCTGCCCGATGTGCACCATCTCGGTGGCGCTGGTGCCGAAGATGTGAACGCCGAGCACCTTGAGGTCGTCGGTGGACACCAGCAGCTTGAGCATGCCGTAGGAGTCGCCGGCGATCTGGCCCCGGGCGAGCTCCCGGTACCTGGCCACGCCGACCTCGTAGGGGATGGCGTTCTTCGTCAGCTCGACCTCGGTGGCGCCGACGTAGGAGACCTCAGGAATGGAGTAGATGCCGATCGGCTGCAGCTCGGTGATGCCGTCGCACGCTTCCCCGAACGCGTGGTAGGCGGCCAGCCGTCCCTGCTCCATCGACGTCGCGGCCAGCGCGGGGAAGCCGATCACGTCGCCGACGGCATAGATGTGGGGCACCTTGGTCTGAAAATTGTCGTCGACGAAGATCCGCCCGCGGTTGTCGGCTTCCAGCTCGGCGTTGTGCAGATCGAGGTGATCGGTCTGGCCCTGCCGTCCGGCCGAATACATCACCGTCTCGGCGGGAATCTGCTTGCCGCTGGCCAGGGTCGTGACGGTGCCCGCCGACCCGACGTCGACCGCGGTCACCTCCTCGCCGAACCGGAACGTCACCGCCAGGTCGCGCAGGTGGAACTTCAGCGCCTCGACGACCTCGGGGTCGCAGAAGTCGAGCATGTCGTTGCGCTTTTCCACGACGGTGACCTTGGTGCCCAGCGCGGCGAACATCGAGGCGTACTCGATGCCGATGACGCCCGCGCCGACCACCACCATCGAGGTGGGCAGCGACTTGAGATCGAGGATGCCGTCGGAGTCGAGCACCCGGTGTTCGTCGAACTCGACGCCGGAGGGCCGCGCCGGCCGGGTACCGGTGGCGATGACGACGTATTTGCCGCTGATGGTTATCTTTTCGCGCCGCGACGGGTCTTCGACCTCGATGGTGTGCGGGTCGACGAAACGCCCGTGGCCGATCAACAGGTCGACGCGGTTGCGCATCAGCTGGCTGCGCACCACGTCGACCTCCTTGCCGATCACGTGCTGGGTGCGGGCCAGCAGATCGGCCGGGGTGA is part of the Mycobacterium mantenii genome and encodes:
- a CDS encoding PhzF family phenazine biosynthesis protein, which encodes MGIDVTVLRVFTDSGGNFGNPLGVVDARQVDPAHRQRLATQLGYSETVFVDLPAAGSSTAHASIFTPRTELPFAGHPTVGATWWLREVGSPINTLQVPAGLVQVGYDEHRASINARAQWAPDFALHEFASPDEVLAADPADFPDDAAHYLWAWVDRAAGSLRVRMFAANLGVVEDEATGSAAMRITDYLSQSLRITQGRGSVIDTTWSAEGWVRVAGRVVNDGVRHLD
- a CDS encoding alpha/beta fold hydrolase — translated: MTERKRKNTLRPVREVTAPKLEFRTIHGYKRAYRIAGSGPAILLIHGIGDNSTTWNTVQAKLAQRFTVIAPDLLGHGQSDKPRADYSIAAYANGMRDLLSVLDIERVTIIGHSLGGGVAMQFAYQFPHLVERLILVGAGGVTKDVNFVLRWASLPMGSEAIALLRLPLVLPAVQLMGRVLGVALGSSGLGRDLPNVLRILDDLPEPTASAAFSRTLRAVVDWRGQIVTMLDRCYLTEAIPVQIVWGTKDVVVPVRHAWMAHAAMPGSRLEIFEGSGHFPFHDDPARFIDVVERFIDSTDPAEYDQANLRGLLRTGGGERAVSGPAPTRVAVLNAMGSDERSAT
- a CDS encoding proteasome assembly chaperone family protein: MAHHQDPGDQYQPGQAGMYELELPAPQLSTSDGRGPVLVHALEGFSDAGHAIKLAATHLKAVLDTELVASFAIDELLDYRSRRPLMTFKTDHFTHYEDPELSLYAMRDTVGTPFLLLSGMEPDLKWERFITAVRLLAERLGVRQTIGLGTVPMAVPHTRPTTMTAHSNNPELIANFQPWISEIQVPGSASNLLEYRMGQHGHEVVGYTVHVPHYLTQTDYPAAAQALLEQVAKTASLELPLTALTEAAEVIRAKIDEQVEASAEVAQVVAALERQYDAFIDAQENRSLLARDEDLPSGDELGAEFERFLAQQAEKKFDDDDHA
- a CDS encoding trypsin-like serine peptidase encodes the protein MMKAMRIRILMLCSVVGVATLLTSCHRPIEQVSGAPVSAPRVGGPVQRLSQPEQKAVAGPVEPDRRIGAIFIDGGPLHVCTGSVVHSTGGNLIMTAAHCLAGASLITFVPGFAGDAAPGPADVWKADAVYLDPRWTASKDPHADYAIARVSNDSGAPVESRVGLALTLGVTPPPGSRVTVLGYPAGVGGSPIGCQANTSVTDTGFPALACEGMVDGTSGAPWVSGTTLIGLIGGLERGGCAANMSYSAPFDAHTAELLTRAEVGGPGDPVSGDLQDAC
- the sthA gene encoding Si-specific NAD(P)(+) transhydrogenase; amino-acid sequence: MSSAQEYDMVVLGSGPGGQKAAIASAKLGKSVAVVERGQMLGGVCVQTGTIPSKTLREAVLYLTGMSQRELYGASYRVKEKITPADLLARTQHVIGKEVDVVRSQLMRNRVDLLIGHGRFVDPHTIEVEDPSRREKITISGKYVVIATGTRPARPSGVEFDEHRVLDSDGILDLKSLPTSMVVVGAGVIGIEYASMFAALGTKVTVVEKRNDMLDFCDPEVVEALKFHLRDLAVTFRFGEEVTAVDVGSAGTVTTLASGKQIPAETVMYSAGRQGQTDHLDLHNAELEADNRGRIFVDDNFQTKVPHIYAVGDVIGFPALAATSMEQGRLAAYHAFGEACDGITELQPIGIYSIPEVSYVGATEVELTKNAIPYEVGVARYRELARGQIAGDSYGMLKLLVSTDDLKVLGVHIFGTSATEMVHIGQAVMGCGGTVEYLVDAVFNYPTFSEAYKVAALDVMNKVRALNQFRH